The genomic stretch TTTGTCTTATTTAAATAAAGCTTTAGAAATAGATACTAATAATATTGAAACATATTTAAAAATTTATTCTATAAAATTAGGTTTAGGTTTAGAGCGGGAAGCTAATGAATATTTAGATAAAATTATGGAAATGTATCCTGATGACCTTTATATTTATGACAGAATAGGAAACATAAAAATTGATGCAGGATATATGGAGGAATCTTTAGAATATTTAAAAAAAGCATTAGAAATAAATCCTAACTTTATTGATGCATATTATGATATTGCTTTTGCTTTGCATAAATTAAATTTAAATGATGAGGCTTTATCTTATTTAGAAAAAGCACTTCAAATTTCTCCTAATAATGCAGATACTTATTTTAAAATATTTTTAATTAAAAGGGCTTTAGGTGATTATGACGGAGCTTTATCTTGTTTAGAAAAAATACTTGAAATAGATGATACTGATGTTGCTATTTATAATGAAATTGCTTTGATAAAAATTGAATTAGAATTATATGAAGAAGCTTTATATTATTTGAATAAGGCTTTGTGTATAGATAATAATAATGCTGAAATATATAATACTATTGGTTTGGTTTATCATTATAAAAGAAATTATGAAGAAGCTATTAAAAACTTCAATAAGGCCTTAGAGTTAAATACTTCTATGGACATGGCATATTATAATATTGGTTTATCATATTATGAAATGCATGATTATGAAAAAGCTATTGAATACTATAATAAGGCATTGGAGATAAATACTCAATATTCAGCTGCTTATATTAATTTGGGACTTATTGAGCATAATTTTGGAAATTATCAAGAAGCAATTAACTATTATAAAAGAGCATTAGAAATAAATCCTAATTATAGCTTATCTTATTATAATATTGCTCTTGCTGAAATGAGTTTAGAAGATTATGATAAGGCTTTGGAAGATTTTAATCATGCTTTGGAATTGGGATATAATGAAGCAGATATTTATACTAATATTGGGCTTATATATTCAAGAGAGGCTATATATGATAAAGCTATAGAGTATTATAATAAAGTATTAGAAATAAATCCTAATAAAGTTAATGCCTATTATAATATTGCTTTTTGTTTATCTAATATGGATAAATACAAAGAAGCTTTGGAAATATATGATAAAGTTATAAGAATGTATCCAGGTAATTTTGATGTTTATTATGAAAGAGGCTATACTAAATACAGAGTGTCAAAGTATGAGGAGGCTATAAGAGATTTTGATATTATTATAAATGTGAATTCCAAACATTATAATGCTTATTATTATAGAGGATGTTCTAAAAAATATTTAAAGAATTATGATGAGGCTATAAAGGATTTTGATAAAGCCATAGAATATAATCCAAATAATCCAGACTATTACAGTGAAAAAGCTTCTTGTTATGATTATTTAAATAAATATAGAGAAAGTATTGAAAATTATGATAAAGCCATTGAGTTAAATGATAATGATTGGTTTTTATATATTTTAAGAGCTAAAGAGAAATTTCTTTTATCAAAGGAAACTAATTTAGAAAATAAAACAAATGATAAGAAATCGTTTTTTAATAAAATTATATCAAAAATTACTTCATCTAAAAATTATACGGATTTAGAAAAGTCAGCATTAAATGATTTAGAGAAATCTTATAACTTAGCTTTAGAAGATGAATTTAATCTTATGGTATTTAAAGATATTATAAAAGATGAATTTACCAATATAGATTTAGCAGCTGATTTTTGTAAGGATAATAATATTACTTTATAAATTACAATATTAGCAGCTGTTTTATTTTTTGTTTTAATTTTGGAAAAATAACAATAAAAAATTAACAAACTTAAAAATTTTCAGTATATACTATGATATAATTGTATCATATATAAAATTGTAACTTGTATATTAATAATAAAGAGTTATAGGAGTTAAAAATGGCAACAATGACTAATTTTCTATTTATGCAACATGTAAAAGAATCTAAAAACAAATTAGACAATTTTCAAAAGGAATTAAATAAATGTGTATATGAATTTAATGATTTTTTAAATAATATTGATGCAGAAAACTATTCTGATTTCGATGATTTTAACGACCGAGCAAAAACTTTTAATGAAGAATTAAATAAAATAATTTCAGATAAAACATATCTTATAGGCAGTTTTACAAATATAGTTGACAATAAGAAAGAAGTTGATATTGATCGTTTAAACAATCTTACTGATTATCATGATTATAATTCTAAAGGTATTTATAAAAGTGCTAATGGAGAATATGCAGAAGCTATAAAATATTATGATGAGGCTATAAAGTTAAACCCTAATATGTCAGATGCTTATTATAACAAAGCTATTGCCAAAACTAAACTTGGACTTTTAAAAGAAGCTATAGAAGAATATGATAAGGCTATAGAGTTAAGAGCGGATTATGCAGACGCTTATTATAACAGAGGACTTCTTAAAAGCGATTTAGTACTTTTAGAAGAAGCTATAAAAGATTTTGACAAAGCTTTATCAATAGATCCTAATTTGTTTGATGCTTATAATAACAAAGGAGTATTAGAAAATGAACTTGGACTTTTTAAAGAAGCAATAAAAGATTTTAACAAAGCTATAAAAATATCAGATAATGATGCGGTTATTTACAACAACAGAGGTAATTCAAAATATAATTTAGAGCTTTATGAAGAAGCTATTAAAGATTATGATAAAGCTATAAAATTAAATCCTAATTATGCTCTTGCATATAATAATAGAGGTAATGCTAAAGATAATTTAGGACTTTATGAAGAAGCTATAGAAGATTTTGATAAGGCTATAAAATTAAAACCTGATTATGCAGATGCTTATAATAACAGAGGCCTTACTAAGGAAAATTTAGGTCTTTATGAAGAGGCTTTAAAAGATTATAAGAAGGCTTTAAAATTAGATCCTAATAATGAATATGCTAAAGAAAATATAAAATATCTTAAAGAAGAATATGGCTTGAAATGAAGTTGTAATATAACCAAACAACTATATTTTGTCAATTTATGATTAATTATAACTTATAAATAATATAAAATATTAACACATAGTAGTAAAATATGTTTTAAATATAATATAAAAGTATACATTTTTGCAATAATGAATAATCAGCCGCATACTTACAGTACTTCCTTTGGTCGCATATAGTTGGCTATCCATAATGATTTGCAATACCGTGAGGAAAGCCTCCGTGAAGCGTACCCAATGGGTATAGGCGAATAGTTGACAAAGTTAAAAATTTTTAGTATATATTTTGAATTTAATATTAATCGTTGATTAATTATAGGATTTGAATATAGCGGCAATGAATAATTATTTTTTCTTAAGACATATACAAAGAATGTAAAAGAAAATTAAAAGATTTTGATAAGCCTAAAACATTAAAAAATAAAGCAAAAAAATATAAGATGAATTTAATAATTTTTTAGATAGTATTGACACAGAAAATTATTCTGATTTTGATGATTTTAACAGCAGAGTAAAAATTTTTAATGAAGAATTAAATAAAATACTAAAAGCTAATCAAATAGATAATTCTGATATTATAAGTATTTTTACGAATATATATGATATAGAAGTTGATATTGATGATTTAGAGAAAAAAGCAAATATTTTGATTATAATGATAAAGGGCGTTGTAAAAGTATAAATAAAGAATATTCATAGGCTATTCAATATTATGATAAAGCTATAGAATTGAAGTCTGATTTTCCTTATGCCTATATAATAAAGGTCTTGTTAAATATTAACTTGGACTTTATGAAGAAGCTATAAAAGAATATACTAAGGCTATAGAATTAAAAGCGGATTATGCTGATGCTTATTATAACAGAGGGCTTGGGTTTATACAAAGAGGCATTAAAAGATTATGAAACTGCAATAGAAAATATAGATAATCTTAAAAAATATTACTGGTTTGACTAAATATATAATAGAGTTTTTTATAAATTTACTGAAAAATCATATTGTATATAAGCACAATAATATAATAGTCATTATAATAAAAAAGGGACTTAATTTTTATATTAAGCCCCTTTTTTATTTTTAGTTATATATTAACCCCATAATATATCTTATAAACTCAGCTGCCAAAAATATCATGACAATAAAGCCTAAGAATATCCATGATTTTAAAGTACGTTTTCTAGTTTCTCTTTTATTAAATTCTCTCCTAAAAGGATCATTATTATTATCATATTCCATAATAAAATCCATCATACTTTTTTCAAATATTTTTGTGTATCAACAGCAACAGCAGCGATGATGATAGCACCTTTAATTATGTACTGAAGATATGGAGAAATACCAACGAATGTCATACCATAGTTAATAACTTGGAATATCAAAACTCCGGAAACTATACCTAAAATAGATCCGATACCTCCAGAGAAAGAAACTCCTCCAACAACGCATGCCGCAATAGCATCAAGTTCATAACCATTACCCAAATTGTTAGTAGCAGAACCCACACGGGCAACCTCTAAGGAACCAGCTATACCATATAAAGCACCAGACATAGTATAAACTATCATAAGAGTAAGAGGAATATTAACACCGCTTACAGCAGCAGCTTCAGGGTTTCCTCCCACAGCAAATATGTTTTTACCTAATTTAGTTTTATTCCAAACAACCCACATAATAGCGGTTATAATGACTGCAAATATGATTAGGTATGATATAGTATAACTTCCTAATTTTATACCGCCTTGAGCAAGATTACTAAATCTAGGATCAAGTCCTCCGATAGGCTGAGCACCATAAGGAGGTCTGTCAAAATAAGTACTAGTTACACCATAAAGTATAAGCTGCATACCTAAAGTAGCAATAAATGGAGTTACATAAAGTTTAGAAATGATAAAACCATTTAAAAATCCAAATACCATAAGTATAAGCATAACTAAAAGTATAGGAAGTATAACCGGAAGCATAGGTAAATCCGGATACATTCTAGTAGGGTTAGAAGGAGATTGTAAAAGTGAAGCACTTACAACTGCAGCAAGTCCTACAGCTCTTCCTGCTCCTAAGTCATTACCTTGTGTTACAAGAAGAGTACCAACTCCTACAGCTATTATCATACGAGTAGAAGCCTGAGCAAATATATTTAAGAAATTACTCAATTTGAAGAAACTAGGGTCTTTAATGATAATACCTATAATTATTATAAGTAATGCTGCAAATATAGCATTGTTTAATACAAATGATTTAATAGTTTTAATGTTTATTTTATTAGTGTCCATGATTTTTCCTTTTTAAAATTATAAATATTTAGCAGACAATGCCATAATTTCTTCCTGATTAGTATTTTTAGTTTCAACTATACCAGCAACTCTTCCATTACTCATAACCATGATTCTGTCAGTTATTCCAAGCAATTCCGGCATTTCTGAACTTACAACTATTACAGCTTTTCCAACGGTAGCTAAATCAATAATAAGTCTGTATATATCATATTTAGCACCAACATCAATACCTCTTGTAGGTTCATCAAGCATTAATATATCAGGCTTGCTTAAAAGCCATCTTCCTAAAATAACTTTCTGCTGATTTCCTCCTGATAATGACTGTATAGCTGTTTTTTCAGAAGGGGTCTTTACCTGCATACTGTCTATAACCCATTTAGTATCTTCATGCATTTTTTTATTGTCCAAAAATCCAAATTTATTTTTGTAATGGTCTATATTTGCTATAGTAGAATTAAAATTAATAGAAAGCATACTAAATATACCAGTCTGTCTTCTCTCTTCCGTAACTAGAGCAAAACCATTTTTTATAGCTCTTCTAGTAGAGGAGTTATTAACTTCCTGACCCATTTTTATAACATGTCCGGAAGATAAAGTACGCATACCAAATATACTTTCTAATACTTCAGTTCTTTTAGCACCAACAAGCCCAGCTATACCAAATACTTCTCCTTTTCTTACATTGAAATTAACATCCTTAAGTGAAGGCTGATAAAATGCTGTAAAATCTTTTATTTCTAAAATATTTTCAGCAGGCGTATTTGTTTTTTCTGGGAAACGATTAGTTAAATCTCTTCCTACCATTTGCTTAATAATCATATCAGTGGTTAATTCTTTAGACGGAGTAGTAGCAACATATTTACCGTCTCTCATTATAGTAACTTCATCAGATATTTGAAGTATTTCTTCCATTTTGTGAGATATATAAATCATACCTACACCTCTGCTTTGAAGTTTTTTTATGATTTTAAATAATTTTGCTACTTCTTTTTCTGTGAGGGAGCTAGTAGGTTCATCTAATACTAATATTTTTGAGTTATAAGAAACAGCCTTTGCTATTTCAACCATTTGCATTTCTGATACAGATAATGTAGATACTTTTGTTCTAGGATCTAGAGGTATTTCTAAATCATCAAAAATTGCTTTAGTATCATCATACATCTTCTTCTCATCAATAATAACTCCCATCTTAGTCGGATATTTACCAAGCCATATATTATCCTGTATATTTCTCTGTCTAACTTGGTTAAGCTCTTGGTGAACCATAGCCACACCATTATTTAAAGCCTGTTTAGGTGATGTAAAATTAACTTCTTTGCCGTCTAAATATATTTCTCCGCTGTCTTTGCGGTATATACCAAACAAACATTTCATTAAAGTAGATTTACCAGCTCCATTTTCACCCATAAGAGCTACTACTTCTCCCTCTCTTACAGTGAGCTTAACATCATCTAATGCTTTAACACCGGGAAAAGACTTTGAAATACCTTTCATTTCAAGAACAATCTTTTTATTATCCATATATTAAAAACCTTTAATAATTGAAATTTTACTCTGCTATAATAATACAGGGATATTAGATTAATATCCCTGTTTATTATAATAAAATTATTTATTATTTATATGCTTCTTCAGCAACATTTACATTATTTTTAGTTATAGGAACATAAGGAACGCGAACAGCTTTTACTTCGTCCAAAGTCCAAGTAGTACCGTCTAACGGATCTTTTCCAGCTGCAGCATTTAAAGTAATGTCTACAAGAGCCTGAGACTGACCTACTGGGTCATTAAGTACTGAACCTGCTACAGTTCCTTTTTTGATTTCATTAATCATTTCTGGAATAGCATCAACACCAACTATAGGAATATATTTAGTAGTATCGCCTTCTTTGTTATATCCTAAAGCTTGTACTGACTGCAAAGCACCTAAAGCCATAGCATCATTGTTGCAGAAAATATATTCTATTTTATCGCCATGTTTTTGCATCCAAGCATCTACTATATCTTTAGCTTTTGCTGTATCCCACATAGCAGTTTGTTCTGGTTCTAATCTTTCTACTTGAAGACCATTATTAGTTATGTATAAAGTAACATGACTAGTTCTAGCTTCAGCATCTGGGTGACCTGGTTCTCCTTTTAATAATACATACTGTATAATTCCGTCGCCGTTTCTATCCCAAGTAGGATTAGCTTTCCAAGTATCTACAACAATTTTTCCCTGCATATCGCCTGATTCTTCAGGAGTAGTACCTACATACCAAGTTTTATCATAGCTAGCCATAGCCTGAGCACTAGGCTGTTTGTTGAAGAAAATAACTGGTATATTTTTAGCTTTAGCTTTATCTATAATAGTTTGAGCTGCTTGAGGATCAACCAAATTAATAGCTAATGCTTTTGCATCTTTTTGAATCATAACATCAACTTGGTCATTTTGCTGAGCTTGGTTATTTTGAGAGTCATTGATTATTAAATTAGCTTTTCCATTGATTCTGCTTTCAATGTTTCTTCTGTAGAAAGACATAAAGTTATCATCATAACGATATATTGTTACTCCTATAGTAGGACCATCAGCAGATGCTGCAGATGAAGAAGAATTGCCGCCGCATGATACTGCAAAAATAGAAGACATTATTAATAATGCTCCCATAACGATAAGTGATTTTTTCATGTTAGAAAACTCCTTAAATTAATTAATATTCTCTATCTAACTAGTATATAAATTTATTTTCTTAAATCAAGTCAAAACAAATTTTTTACATTTTGACAATTATATTACATCTGTTTCAAAATTATTAACACTTATATATTTTTAATTCGGCATTTTTTTATTATAGTTTTAGTTTTGAATGACTATATGTTTTATTATGTGAAATTGCAGTTATTTTTTGATAAGGTTTTACTTAAGTGTAATAAAAATAAGCATATTCCAACTACACTTCATTTTGTAAAAAAACTTGATATTTATGTATTAAAATAGCTGATTACCCAATATTTAAAATATTATATCAGAAGTTTAAAATTAACTAATTTTTTCAATAATATCTTAATAGATTTAAAATTATTAAAAGACAGCCAATATTATTATCAGCTGTCTTTTTTATTATATATTTTAGTTGATTTCATCTGAAAATTCAATAGTTATTGGTTTGTAATGTACTCTTACAGATTTTGTATTATCTAATGTCCAAATAGTACCTAATATTGGATTTAAAGTTTCATTTTTGAATAAGTTTACTGCTAAATCAGAAATTGCTTTTGCCTGAGTTAAACTATCATTGAGAACTGTACCAACTATATTGCCGTTTTCTATTTCTTTAATAGTTTCATTGATAGCATCTATTCCTACTATTGGGATAAATTTATTAGATTCGCCTTTATTATAGCCAAATCCCTGCACAGATTTTAAAGCTCCTAATGCCATTTCATCATTATTTGAAAATATATACTCTATTTTTGTATCAGAATCTTCATTATCATTATGATTGGACATCCAAAAGTCTACAATATTTTTAGCTCTATCTCGATTCCACATAGCCGTTTTTTTATCTAAGATTTCTAATTCTATACCGCTGTTTTCAATAAATGAAATGAGGTTTTCTGTGCGGATTTTTGTATCAGCATGCCCCGGTTCTCCTTCAAGAATTACACATTGAATTTTACCGTCTCCGTTTTTATCCCAAGATGGGTTTGCTTTCCAGCTGTCTGCAATAATTTTACCCTGAATATTGACTGCTTCTTCACTTAAAGTACCTACATACCATACTTTATCATAACTATTCATAACTGAAGGGTCTGGGGATTTGTTAAACAATATTATAGGAGTGTCACTGTTTTTAGCTTTGTCAACTATATCCTGTGCTGCCTGAGTGTCTACCAAATTTATTACTAAAACTTTAGCACCTTTTGAAATATAATTATCTATCTGACTATTCTGTGTAGTTTGATTGTTTTGAGAATCATTTACTATATATTTAGCTCTTCCTGATATGAATTTTTCTATATTATTCTTTAAACTGTTAGCAAATGGATCATCTGTTCTATATATAGTAATTCCTATAAAATTATTATTAGTTTTCTTATCTGAGCAAGAAATTACAATAAAACTTGCTAAAATTATTAGTAATAATAGAACTCTTTTCTCCATATATGCTCCTACAATTGTTTTTTTGTATTTTATAAAACATTTAAAACTTTATTATGTAAATTTAATGTTTTTTATTTATACGCTTCAGATGCCTCATTAATATTTTCTAATGTAATAGCTCTGTATGGTACTCTTACTCCTTTTACCTCGTCTAATTTATATTCAGTTCCTGCAAGCACATCTTGTCCTTTAGCAGCATTAAGAAGCATATCAACTATTGCTTTGGCCTGATCTTTAGGACTTTGTAAAACTGTACCAACTACTGTTCCTTTTTTTA from Brachyspira murdochii DSM 12563 encodes the following:
- a CDS encoding tetratricopeptide repeat protein, whose protein sequence is MKEYTKAIELKADYADAYYNRGLGFIQRGIKRL
- a CDS encoding galactose ABC transporter substrate-binding protein, which gives rise to MKKSLIVMGALLIMSSIFAVSCGGNSSSSAASADGPTIGVTIYRYDDNFMSFYRRNIESRINGKANLIINDSQNNQAQQNDQVDVMIQKDAKALAINLVDPQAAQTIIDKAKAKNIPVIFFNKQPSAQAMASYDKTWYVGTTPEESGDMQGKIVVDTWKANPTWDRNGDGIIQYVLLKGEPGHPDAEARTSHVTLYITNNGLQVERLEPEQTAMWDTAKAKDIVDAWMQKHGDKIEYIFCNNDAMALGALQSVQALGYNKEGDTTKYIPIVGVDAIPEMINEIKKGTVAGSVLNDPVGQSQALVDITLNAAAGKDPLDGTTWTLDEVKAVRVPYVPITKNNVNVAEEAYK
- a CDS encoding tetratricopeptide repeat protein is translated as MATMTNFLFMQHVKESKNKLDNFQKELNKCVYEFNDFLNNIDAENYSDFDDFNDRAKTFNEELNKIISDKTYLIGSFTNIVDNKKEVDIDRLNNLTDYHDYNSKGIYKSANGEYAEAIKYYDEAIKLNPNMSDAYYNKAIAKTKLGLLKEAIEEYDKAIELRADYADAYYNRGLLKSDLVLLEEAIKDFDKALSIDPNLFDAYNNKGVLENELGLFKEAIKDFNKAIKISDNDAVIYNNRGNSKYNLELYEEAIKDYDKAIKLNPNYALAYNNRGNAKDNLGLYEEAIEDFDKAIKLKPDYADAYNNRGLTKENLGLYEEALKDYKKALKLDPNNEYAKENIKYLKEEYGLK
- a CDS encoding galactose ABC transporter substrate-binding protein; its protein translation is MEKRVLLLLIILASFIVISCSDKKTNNNFIGITIYRTDDPFANSLKNNIEKFISGRAKYIVNDSQNNQTTQNSQIDNYISKGAKVLVINLVDTQAAQDIVDKAKNSDTPIILFNKSPDPSVMNSYDKVWYVGTLSEEAVNIQGKIIADSWKANPSWDKNGDGKIQCVILEGEPGHADTKIRTENLISFIENSGIELEILDKKTAMWNRDRAKNIVDFWMSNHNDNEDSDTKIEYIFSNNDEMALGALKSVQGFGYNKGESNKFIPIVGIDAINETIKEIENGNIVGTVLNDSLTQAKAISDLAVNLFKNETLNPILGTIWTLDNTKSVRVHYKPITIEFSDEIN
- the mglA gene encoding galactose/methyl galactoside ABC transporter ATP-binding protein MglA — translated: MDNKKIVLEMKGISKSFPGVKALDDVKLTVREGEVVALMGENGAGKSTLMKCLFGIYRKDSGEIYLDGKEVNFTSPKQALNNGVAMVHQELNQVRQRNIQDNIWLGKYPTKMGVIIDEKKMYDDTKAIFDDLEIPLDPRTKVSTLSVSEMQMVEIAKAVSYNSKILVLDEPTSSLTEKEVAKLFKIIKKLQSRGVGMIYISHKMEEILQISDEVTIMRDGKYVATTPSKELTTDMIIKQMVGRDLTNRFPEKTNTPAENILEIKDFTAFYQPSLKDVNFNVRKGEVFGIAGLVGAKRTEVLESIFGMRTLSSGHVIKMGQEVNNSSTRRAIKNGFALVTEERRQTGIFSMLSINFNSTIANIDHYKNKFGFLDNKKMHEDTKWVIDSMQVKTPSEKTAIQSLSGGNQQKVILGRWLLSKPDILMLDEPTRGIDVGAKYDIYRLIIDLATVGKAVIVVSSEMPELLGITDRIMVMSNGRVAGIVETKNTNQEEIMALSAKYL
- the mglC gene encoding galactose/methyl galactoside ABC transporter permease MglC — translated: MDTNKINIKTIKSFVLNNAIFAALLIIIIGIIIKDPSFFKLSNFLNIFAQASTRMIIAVGVGTLLVTQGNDLGAGRAVGLAAVVSASLLQSPSNPTRMYPDLPMLPVILPILLVMLILMVFGFLNGFIISKLYVTPFIATLGMQLILYGVTSTYFDRPPYGAQPIGGLDPRFSNLAQGGIKLGSYTISYLIIFAVIITAIMWVVWNKTKLGKNIFAVGGNPEAAAVSGVNIPLTLMIVYTMSGALYGIAGSLEVARVGSATNNLGNGYELDAIAACVVGGVSFSGGIGSILGIVSGVLIFQVINYGMTFVGISPYLQYIIKGAIIIAAVAVDTQKYLKKV
- a CDS encoding tetratricopeptide repeat protein, whose translation is MNNSNNSIEELLNKAKESFENKDYEKAIEYIDKVIFYNGDSYDLYHNRGLAKLNLRLYEGAIKDFDRAIELGDYNSYYERGLAKFYMAFYKEAIEDFNKVVELDKSSAASFAYNTIGLCKYNLNEFDEALKYYNKAIETNPNLIIAYHNIALLKHSMGLDDEALSYLNKALEIDTNNIETYLKIYSIKLGLGLEREANEYLDKIMEMYPDDLYIYDRIGNIKIDAGYMEESLEYLKKALEINPNFIDAYYDIAFALHKLNLNDEALSYLEKALQISPNNADTYFKIFLIKRALGDYDGALSCLEKILEIDDTDVAIYNEIALIKIELELYEEALYYLNKALCIDNNNAEIYNTIGLVYHYKRNYEEAIKNFNKALELNTSMDMAYYNIGLSYYEMHDYEKAIEYYNKALEINTQYSAAYINLGLIEHNFGNYQEAINYYKRALEINPNYSLSYYNIALAEMSLEDYDKALEDFNHALELGYNEADIYTNIGLIYSREAIYDKAIEYYNKVLEINPNKVNAYYNIAFCLSNMDKYKEALEIYDKVIRMYPGNFDVYYERGYTKYRVSKYEEAIRDFDIIINVNSKHYNAYYYRGCSKKYLKNYDEAIKDFDKAIEYNPNNPDYYSEKASCYDYLNKYRESIENYDKAIELNDNDWFLYILRAKEKFLLSKETNLENKTNDKKSFFNKIISKITSSKNYTDLEKSALNDLEKSYNLALEDEFNLMVFKDIIKDEFTNIDLAADFCKDNNITL